One part of the Geoanaerobacter pelophilus genome encodes these proteins:
- a CDS encoding glycosyltransferase family 2 protein: protein MPDRLRLATYLERRAIRSPWSLSGIDAAGFSGAVVIPSLAESDNLSLTLDSLVHTDPELLRQFLVVVVVNHREDADPQDKADNVATLEMLPALAERLPLHLAWVDAASPGLELPVRDGGVGMARKIGFDLALPLLAWNGAGPVLVALDADTLVGEDYLTAIAGHFRRSSAGGAVIPFCHQNAPTAAGQDIIDRYELFLRCYVLGQSYAGSPYAFHTVGSAMACTASAYLRCGGMNSRRAGEDFYFLQQLKKTVGIAMVCGTTVYPSPRPSHRVPFGTGRSVSKALAGDHDSITFYRAECFALLREWLSLATGCLEAPGETIITAAKSISPMLAQYLEREGFMGSWERICRGKKTNEALLAAFHEWFDALRTMKLIHHFSETLLRCGPEEAVPELLAMAGLEPVTGVKAQLELLRMVQNSPV from the coding sequence ATGCCGGATAGACTGAGGCTGGCAACCTATCTTGAGCGGCGGGCCATCCGGTCTCCCTGGTCTCTTTCCGGGATTGATGCTGCCGGTTTCTCCGGTGCGGTGGTCATCCCATCCCTTGCCGAAAGCGACAACCTCTCTCTGACCCTTGACTCCCTTGTGCATACCGATCCTGAGTTGCTCCGGCAGTTTCTCGTCGTGGTGGTGGTTAACCATCGCGAGGATGCCGATCCCCAGGACAAGGCCGACAATGTGGCAACCCTGGAGATGCTCCCGGCTTTGGCAGAGAGACTGCCGTTGCATCTGGCGTGGGTCGATGCTGCCTCGCCCGGCCTGGAACTGCCGGTGCGTGATGGTGGGGTGGGGATGGCGCGGAAGATCGGTTTTGATCTTGCCTTGCCGTTGCTTGCCTGGAATGGAGCCGGGCCAGTGCTGGTGGCCCTGGATGCCGATACTCTGGTGGGTGAAGATTACCTGACGGCCATTGCCGGGCATTTCAGGAGGTCGTCCGCTGGCGGCGCCGTCATCCCGTTTTGCCACCAGAACGCCCCGACTGCTGCCGGGCAGGATATCATTGACCGGTATGAACTGTTTCTTCGCTGCTATGTGCTTGGCCAGTCTTATGCCGGCTCACCCTATGCCTTTCATACAGTCGGGAGCGCCATGGCCTGCACGGCGAGCGCTTATCTCCGCTGTGGCGGGATGAACAGCCGCCGCGCCGGAGAAGACTTCTACTTTCTGCAGCAGCTGAAAAAGACCGTTGGTATTGCTATGGTCTGCGGCACAACGGTTTATCCCTCACCGCGACCGTCCCACCGGGTTCCGTTCGGCACCGGCCGCTCCGTTTCAAAGGCCCTGGCAGGCGATCACGACTCTATTACCTTTTACCGGGCCGAATGCTTTGCCCTGCTCCGGGAGTGGCTCTCGCTGGCAACAGGCTGCCTGGAGGCGCCTGGTGAGACGATAATTACTGCTGCCAAGAGCATTTCGCCGATGCTGGCCCAGTATCTTGAGCGGGAGGGGTTTATGGGATCATGGGAACGGATTTGTCGGGGGAAAAAGACCAATGAGGCGTTGCTGGCGGCATTTCATGAATGGTTTGATGCCCTGAGGACCATGAAGCTGATCCATCATTTCTCTGAGACTTTACTCCGGTGCGGGCCTGAAGAGGCGGTCCCGGAGCTTTTGGCCATGGCCGGACTGGAGCCTGTGACCGGGGTGAAAGCGCAGCTTGAGTTATTAAGAATGGTGCAGAACAGCCCAGTTTGA
- a CDS encoding AAA family ATPase: MQILSIQLKNIKSHRDTQLCFSAGINVLSGPNGAGKSTIFEAIGYALFGVDARDFVSNVDRFLSIGAKRGEIVVTFRTDDDTTWQVSRTVGTPSKWLLAKERDGAFEVEEHARIEETEARIAELLGLNNGRPLAEQFKLVIGPFQNDFLGPFVIKQPTKRQEAFDEILGIDAWRKTYKGTSSLLSALQEKMKVLAAEVAVKQEQVAVLPQKELELAGNRETAGQVEQQLAEKGGALKELEAALSDLDAREKAITAITAEVQLLEGRVKDGGEKIATQKLRVDEARKARTVVEQSRKGKESYDQAELRLAELRAREQQRRAIEHEIASLEKEALRLSQAVGHEKVEIAQIGKQLAEEDAGLVKARTDLQVDDTLRQTAAALPELRSQLDQLKGERALLEGRRAGLVEGKEKLAAGSCPFFQEQCLYVADKSSKDLFSERIDDLDRAMATLDQQITAAAHKVSEAEQGGKELHGRKVRLQELDKQALALEARLRKNRERSDKLAVLKEQQTTAVSLVSARKTELQVFSGLDELIKSCEQERISFQAARDTFNAHLKDADDLENRSQTLAKWQTALEELHTARSGKQAELERCRAAYHSERHQELRGAKDRFLTEVATCRQQLAELERNRQRLTEEVASLKRLQEEINAKQAKIRNYEEKEKLVKFLRNQVFKNVSAQLSERFREEITLRADRIYRTISETDEELIWGEHYQIMLRDLADGVLRERSDDQLSGGQTMSAVVALRLALLQTIGARIAFFDEPTSNLDASRRENLAHAFRAIDVGREEVTEHWYDQLFLVSHDVAFTEITDQMLQIGEESLLVTDAG, from the coding sequence ATGCAGATACTCTCGATCCAGCTGAAGAACATTAAGTCCCATCGCGACACGCAACTCTGCTTCTCGGCAGGGATCAACGTCCTCTCCGGCCCCAACGGCGCAGGCAAGAGCACCATCTTCGAGGCAATCGGCTATGCCTTGTTCGGGGTGGATGCCCGCGATTTCGTCTCCAACGTCGATCGCTTTCTCTCCATCGGCGCCAAGCGTGGAGAAATAGTAGTTACCTTCCGCACTGACGATGACACGACCTGGCAGGTGAGCCGTACGGTCGGCACCCCGTCCAAATGGCTACTGGCCAAGGAGCGCGACGGAGCCTTTGAGGTGGAGGAGCACGCCCGGATCGAGGAGACCGAGGCGAGGATTGCTGAACTACTTGGCCTCAATAATGGCAGACCGTTGGCTGAGCAGTTCAAGCTGGTGATCGGACCGTTCCAGAACGATTTTCTCGGGCCGTTTGTCATCAAACAGCCCACCAAAAGGCAGGAGGCGTTTGACGAGATCCTTGGCATTGATGCCTGGCGCAAGACCTATAAAGGAACCAGCTCCTTACTCTCGGCGTTGCAGGAAAAGATGAAGGTGCTTGCCGCCGAGGTTGCAGTAAAGCAGGAACAGGTCGCGGTGCTGCCGCAGAAAGAGCTGGAGCTGGCCGGTAACAGGGAGACAGCGGGACAGGTGGAGCAGCAACTGGCAGAGAAGGGGGGAGCGCTCAAGGAGCTGGAGGCAGCCCTGTCGGACCTGGATGCACGGGAAAAGGCGATAACTGCTATTACAGCCGAGGTTCAACTGCTTGAAGGCCGTGTCAAAGATGGCGGCGAAAAGATCGCCACCCAGAAACTGCGGGTGGATGAGGCTAGGAAAGCCAGGACTGTGGTCGAGCAGTCCCGCAAGGGGAAGGAGTCCTACGACCAGGCCGAGTTGCGTCTGGCAGAGCTTCGGGCCAGGGAGCAGCAGCGCAGGGCAATAGAGCATGAAATTGCTTCTCTGGAAAAGGAGGCGCTCCGCTTGTCCCAGGCTGTTGGCCATGAGAAGGTCGAGATAGCGCAGATCGGCAAACAGCTGGCAGAGGAAGATGCCGGCCTGGTAAAGGCCAGAACTGACTTGCAGGTCGATGACACGTTGCGACAGACCGCTGCCGCGCTTCCGGAGTTGCGCAGTCAGCTGGACCAGCTTAAGGGAGAGCGCGCTCTACTGGAAGGGCGGCGCGCCGGTCTTGTGGAGGGGAAAGAGAAGCTGGCTGCAGGGAGCTGCCCGTTTTTTCAGGAGCAGTGTCTTTATGTCGCCGACAAGTCGTCCAAGGATCTCTTTAGCGAACGGATTGACGACCTTGATCGCGCAATGGCCACCCTGGATCAGCAGATTACAGCGGCGGCCCACAAGGTTTCAGAAGCGGAACAGGGAGGAAAAGAGCTGCATGGCCGCAAGGTGCGCTTGCAGGAGCTTGACAAGCAGGCGCTTGCCTTGGAGGCGCGACTCCGGAAAAATCGCGAGCGCTCCGATAAACTGGCGGTGCTGAAGGAGCAGCAGACAACAGCCGTGTCGCTTGTCAGTGCCCGTAAAACCGAGCTGCAGGTCTTTTCCGGTCTGGACGAGTTGATCAAAAGTTGTGAACAGGAGCGCATAAGCTTCCAGGCGGCGCGTGACACCTTTAACGCGCACCTGAAGGATGCCGATGATCTTGAAAACCGGAGCCAGACTCTGGCCAAATGGCAAACAGCCCTGGAGGAGCTGCACACGGCCAGGTCCGGCAAGCAGGCTGAGCTGGAGCGGTGCCGCGCGGCATACCATTCTGAGAGACACCAGGAGCTGAGAGGGGCAAAGGATCGTTTCCTGACCGAGGTGGCAACCTGCCGGCAACAGCTGGCTGAACTGGAGAGAAACCGGCAGCGGCTGACAGAAGAAGTGGCCAGCCTGAAACGCCTCCAGGAGGAGATCAATGCCAAACAGGCCAAGATCAGGAACTACGAGGAGAAAGAGAAGCTAGTCAAGTTTCTGCGCAACCAGGTTTTTAAGAATGTGTCGGCGCAGCTGTCCGAGCGGTTTCGCGAGGAGATCACCCTGAGGGCGGACCGGATCTACCGGACCATTAGCGAAACCGACGAGGAGCTGATCTGGGGAGAGCACTACCAGATCATGTTGCGCGACCTGGCTGATGGCGTGCTGCGCGAGCGGAGCGACGACCAGCTTTCCGGCGGCCAGACCATGAGCGCCGTCGTTGCCTTGCGGCTGGCCCTGCTCCAGACCATCGGCGCGCGCATCGCGTTTTTCGATGAGCCGACCTCGAACCTTGATGCCTCGCGTCGGGAAAATCTGGCCCACGCCTTCCGCGCCATCGACGTTGGCCGGGAAGAGGTGACCGAGCACTGGTACGACCAGCTGTTCCTGGTCAGTCATGACGTGGCTTTCACCGAGATCACCGACCAGATGCTGCAAATCGGTGAGGAATCTCTCCTGGTTACTGATGCCGGATAG
- a CDS encoding metallophosphoesterase family protein gives MTIRFLHTADIHLGKTYRTSSGAAERYEDFFHMLEAIVADAVVEQVTFVLISGDLFHTGQILPRTFARTIETLQPLKDAGIPCIAVEGNHDWIHRRDSISWMEALSQMGYIRLLRPSRTESGGYHFDPFDPETGMGGHIEINGLNIYGLGYIGTQAGAHVARICEAVTTRSNLLLFHVGVWNYSPVEIGNMKPEEALPLAEVFDYVALGHGHKPYTIETPEGRSYAFNPGAPECVNFGEEKYDKGYYLVTVESGGYHHQFRRSNPRPMLVMAINLDGAEHAADALERLRCQVNEKLGSTADNRRPLLELRLSGRVAFHPFELGRERLKLILTELCNPLHVEIKNHLSLVTRSGEEEAVAKRSLSEIERDVLRELVSAKSDYKGHEEELVRLSLAIRDQVLKGETDGEELLGLLLREPA, from the coding sequence ATGACCATCAGATTCCTCCATACCGCCGATATTCACCTTGGCAAGACCTACCGCACCTCTAGCGGTGCGGCCGAGCGTTACGAAGACTTCTTCCACATGCTTGAAGCTATTGTTGCTGACGCCGTTGTCGAGCAGGTGACGTTCGTACTGATCAGTGGCGACCTGTTCCACACCGGCCAGATCCTGCCGCGTACCTTTGCCCGCACCATCGAGACCCTGCAGCCGCTCAAGGACGCCGGGATCCCCTGCATCGCGGTTGAGGGTAACCACGACTGGATCCACCGTCGCGACAGCATCTCATGGATGGAGGCGCTATCCCAAATGGGATACATCCGCCTGCTGCGCCCCTCACGCACCGAAAGCGGCGGTTATCACTTTGACCCGTTCGATCCCGAGACCGGCATGGGGGGGCACATTGAAATCAACGGCCTCAATATCTACGGCCTCGGTTACATCGGCACTCAGGCCGGAGCCCATGTGGCGCGAATCTGCGAGGCCGTAACCACCAGGAGCAATCTCCTGCTGTTTCATGTCGGGGTTTGGAACTATTCGCCGGTAGAGATAGGCAATATGAAGCCGGAAGAGGCGCTACCGCTGGCAGAGGTCTTTGATTACGTTGCCCTCGGACATGGCCACAAACCTTACACCATAGAAACCCCTGAAGGCCGCAGTTACGCCTTCAACCCCGGCGCTCCGGAGTGCGTTAATTTTGGCGAGGAGAAGTACGACAAGGGGTATTACCTGGTTACCGTTGAGTCAGGAGGGTATCACCACCAGTTTCGCCGTAGCAATCCCCGCCCGATGTTGGTTATGGCCATCAACCTTGACGGGGCAGAACACGCGGCTGATGCCCTGGAGCGCTTGCGTTGCCAGGTTAACGAGAAGCTTGGCAGCACTGCTGATAACCGGAGGCCTCTGCTGGAGCTGAGGCTCAGCGGCAGGGTGGCGTTTCACCCGTTCGAACTAGGGCGCGAGCGGCTGAAGCTGATACTGACCGAGCTTTGCAATCCGCTGCATGTGGAGATCAAGAACCATCTTTCACTGGTGACCCGTAGTGGCGAAGAGGAGGCAGTGGCCAAGCGGAGCCTGTCTGAGATTGAGCGGGACGTTCTCCGGGAGTTGGTCTCGGCCAAGAGCGACTACAAGGGGCACGAAGAGGAGCTGGTTCGGCTTTCGCTGGCCATCCGTGATCAGGTCCTCAAGGGTGAGACTGACGGCGAAGAGCTGCTTGGTCTGCTGCTGAGGGAGCCAGCCTGA
- a CDS encoding (deoxy)nucleoside triphosphate pyrophosphohydrolase, with protein sequence MSHVVNNHIKVACAIIERDGLVLAAQRSAGMSLPLKWEFPGGKLEPGETAEQCLRRELVEEMGVQVRVGEALPSTTHNYQTFTVTLFPFVCTIESGEIVLHEHAAIAWLAPEELLTPDWAEADLPVIELLLQRS encoded by the coding sequence TTGAGCCATGTTGTCAATAACCATATCAAGGTGGCCTGCGCCATCATCGAGCGTGACGGCCTGGTCCTTGCTGCTCAACGCAGCGCCGGCATGAGCCTGCCGCTCAAATGGGAGTTTCCTGGTGGCAAACTCGAGCCGGGTGAAACTGCGGAGCAATGTCTCCGGCGTGAACTGGTTGAAGAGATGGGGGTACAGGTGCGTGTGGGAGAGGCTCTCCCCTCTACTACCCATAATTATCAGACCTTTACGGTGACACTGTTCCCTTTTGTCTGTACAATCGAGTCCGGCGAGATCGTGCTCCATGAACACGCCGCCATTGCCTGGCTGGCACCGGAAGAGCTACTCACCCCTGACTGGGCTGAGGCAGATCTGCCGGTGATTGAGCTGCTTCTGCAACGTTCTTGA
- a CDS encoding lytic transglycosylase domain-containing protein, with product MRMIAGCCLAIILFYASAAKAEDLCFDEAGMQYGINPQILRAIAKVESGFNPRAVNRNTNGSYDFGVMQINSLWGRTYGEEWWSTLGDPCTNIKAGAMILASCMKKYGYSWEAIGCYNSQTPGKRNKYAITVFKQLQRIERDERLASAKSIKDNPKDTSAVPVTKPLAAQQQSVPEEEKLALQNQSPAETEPEQSIALSGE from the coding sequence ATGAGAATGATCGCTGGTTGCTGCCTCGCTATAATACTCTTTTATGCCTCTGCCGCCAAAGCTGAAGATCTCTGTTTCGACGAGGCAGGGATGCAGTATGGGATCAATCCCCAAATACTCAGAGCGATAGCAAAGGTCGAATCAGGGTTCAACCCTAGAGCTGTCAACAGGAACACCAATGGCAGTTACGATTTCGGGGTGATGCAGATCAACTCTCTCTGGGGGCGTACCTACGGCGAGGAATGGTGGAGCACCCTGGGGGACCCCTGCACCAACATCAAGGCCGGGGCCATGATATTGGCTTCATGCATGAAGAAATACGGCTATTCCTGGGAAGCCATTGGCTGCTACAACAGCCAGACACCGGGAAAGCGCAACAAATACGCGATTACGGTATTCAAGCAGTTGCAACGCATCGAACGCGACGAACGTCTGGCTTCAGCCAAATCCATCAAGGATAATCCCAAGGATACCAGCGCGGTACCGGTCACCAAGCCGCTAGCAGCCCAGCAACAGAGCGTCCCTGAAGAGGAAAAGCTTGCGCTGCAAAACCAATCCCCGGCCGAAACAGAACCGGAACAGTCAATCGCTCTCTCCGGAGAATAG
- a CDS encoding DUF3820 family protein, whose protein sequence is MMSMDTLRPCTEASGNPDDLIELAEMRMPFGKYQGQLLIDLPEPYVVWFAKKGFPEGKLGRMLQAVYDIKANGLEYLFEPLRPGRAPGTGSN, encoded by the coding sequence ATGATGAGCATGGATACCTTGCGCCCGTGTACTGAAGCGTCCGGCAACCCCGACGACCTGATTGAGCTGGCTGAAATGCGTATGCCGTTCGGAAAATACCAGGGCCAGTTGTTAATAGACCTGCCTGAGCCCTATGTTGTTTGGTTTGCTAAAAAGGGGTTTCCCGAGGGAAAGCTGGGGCGGATGCTACAAGCGGTTTATGATATCAAGGCCAATGGGCTGGAATATCTTTTTGAACCGTTGCGACCGGGTAGAGCACCAGGAACGGGGAGTAATTAA